From a region of the Podospora pseudopauciseta strain CBS 411.78 chromosome 7 map unlocalized CBS411.78m_7, whole genome shotgun sequence genome:
- the PHO13 gene encoding p-nitrophenyl phosphatase (EggNog:ENOG503NUE7; COG:P): protein MTTPKYLTGDAAAINEFIDRFDVFLLDCDGVIWSGEHVFEGVVETLEHLRSRGKKTVFVTNNSTKSRQEYLKKFTGLGIPSDVEEIFGSAYSASVYISRILKLAPPKNKVFVIGEAGIEHELRSENVPFIGGTDPAFRRDVTPEDFKGLADGSLLDPEVGCVLVGLDFHINYLKLSHALQYLRRGAIFLATNVDSTFPMSHGFFPGAGSMSMPLVYSTGQKPVALGKPSQAMMDAVEGKFQFDRERTCMVGDRLDTDIKFGIEGKLGGTLAVLTGVSQKEHWEAADAVAVPAFYVDKLSDIGLVARKQ, encoded by the exons ATGACGACGCCAAAATACCTCACCGGTGATGCGGCCGCCATTAACGAGTTCATTGATCGCTTTGAT GTGTTTTTGCTAGACTGTGATG GAGTCATCTGGTCCGGCGAGCATGTGTtcgagggggttgtggaaaCTCTGGAACACTTGAGATCCAGAG GCAAAAAGACAGTCTTTGTGACCAACAACTCGACAAAGTCTCGCCAAGAATACCTCAAGAAGTTCACGGGCTTAGGAATTCCGTCTGACGTGGAGGAGATATTCGGTTCGGCATATTCCGCCTCGGTTTACATCTCCAGAATCCTCAAGCTCGCGCCGCCCAAAAACAAGGTTTTTGTCATTGGAGAAGCCGGCATCGAGCATGAGCTGAGGAGCGAAAATGTACCCTTCATTGGCGGCACTGACCCTGCCTTCCGAAGGGATGTCACCCCTGAAGACTTCAAAGGTCTCGCTGATGGTTCTCTGTTGGACCCCGAGGTGGGATGCGTGCTCGTCGGTTTGGACTTTCACATCAACTACCTCAAGCTCTCGCATGCGCTCCAGTATCTGAGGCGGGGTGCCATCTTCTTGGCGACCAACGTGGATTCGACCTTCCCGATGAGCCACGGCTTCTTCCCCGGCGCAGGCTCGATGAGCATGCCTCTCGTGTATTCAACGGGCCAGAAGCCGGTGGCGCTCGGGAAGCCTAGCCAAGCCATGATGGATGCTGTCGAGGGCAAGTTCCAATTCGATCGTGAACGCACGTGCATGGTTGGGGATCGTCTTGACACCGACATCAAGTTCGGAATCGAGGGGAAGCTCGGTGGCACGTTGGCAGTCCTAACGGGCGTAAGTCAGAAGGAACACTGGGAGGCAGCGGATGCGGTTGCGGTGCCAGCATTCTATGTGGACAAACTGAGCGACATTGGGCTTGTCGCGAGGAAGCAGTGA